The Ahaetulla prasina isolate Xishuangbanna chromosome 3, ASM2864084v1, whole genome shotgun sequence genome window below encodes:
- the SNAPC2 gene encoding snRNA-activating protein complex subunit 2 has product MKPPSRLRSAPARFCLDPAIRIWTDREKRRLLQALRAQAQTPGPLRPEQLKKYLPSRNEDEIIAFVDLLKERVAREAVKARYQYRQCKEKDAPVPAPIEVWIRLAKKLTGCLEDAVTAAFSQVLTIASAEPLSLLHSVPQKPVEINAAQCVTPAVPSKNMKSSTESEEADIEQLTPAENGELNVDFEKIYKYLSVISRGSKAPELPPGESAVLLDLLLSLPEELSHLDYKKLKGHMYKCYIDLSGHYKNEKSTRKAKINTLVNNNEELPETFYNVPSAGNSFSQEQEDTSSNASSTSGTASTSSTDWKTLGICPLNSFWFPLDILAEKKEILD; this is encoded by the exons ATGAAGCCCCCGTCGAGGCTGCGATCGGCGCCCGCTCGCTTCTGCCTGGACCCCGCAATCCGGATTTGGACGGATCGAGAAAAGCGACGTCTTCTCCAGGCTTTGAGAGCTCAAGCCCAGACCCCGGGCCCGCTGCGGCCGGAACAGCTGAAGAAATACTTGCCTTCCAGAAATGAAGATGAG ATCATAGCATTTGTAGACCTGCTGAAAGAACGTGTGGCAAGGGAAGCAGTCAAGGCACGGTATCAATATCGCCAGTGCAAAGAGAAGGATGCCCCAGTTCCAGCACCTATAGAG GTATGGATTCGTTTAGCTAAGAAGTTAACAGGTTGCCTTGAGGATGCAGTAACAGCTGCTTTTTCCCAG GTTTTAACAATTGCATCTGCAGAGCCACTTTCTTTGCTTCACTCTGTGCCACAAAAGCCTGTAGAAATAAATGCTGCTCAATGCGTGACCCCAGCTGTTCCTAGCAAGAATATGAAATCCAGTACAGAATCTGAGGAAGCAGATATAGAACAGTTGACTCCTGCAGAAAATGGTGAATTAAATGTGGACTTTGAAAAGATATACAAGTATCTTTCAGTGATCTCACGGGGATCTAAAGCACCGGAGCTACCACCTGGTG AGTCAGCTGTTCTACTGGATCTGCTTTTGTCATTACCGGAAGAACTGAGTCATCTGGACTATAAGAAACTTAAGGGGCATATGTACAAATGCTATATTGATTTAAGTGGACACTATAAGAATGAAAAAAGTACAAGGAAAGCAAAGATCAACACGCTTGTAAACAATAATGAAGAACTTCCTGAAACATTTTATAACGTGCCATCAGCCGGAAATAGCTTTTCACAAGAGCAAGAAGATACTAGTTCTAATGCTTCTTCTACAAGTGGCACAGCATCAACATCTTCCACGGATTGGAAGACACTGGGTATTTGCCCACTGAATTCATTTTGGTTTCCTTTGGATATTTTAgcagaaaaaaaagagattttggaTTAA
- the LOC131196065 gene encoding zona pellucida-binding protein 2-like isoform X1 gives MSMSGRGVGVALCVIIVFLWERPGRALFLDLYKSDNETFSGQAPIEEKETELIFVHIGVKEFTVPCKPEKTDVVIGMNPTYNWNLENGENLTLHSGASLILHEFRAEESGRYTCSISFTEGDQLHTMTFSHMVVGYHIRGELQVLLIFQSNSCDKSLAREFVRSLHTQLSQLVSHLHCELLSGSTTCFPTVEKPLDEFNLQVELKVTPFGKDWDKSCYPQIDSMALECYHTAVQKNLQETKEAVTEYMEKNKNFSLETSNGSHVTFVNTFFNFLEDAKCQDGYGQTQELQSRCPDCCTLCPPGTYSVATSDSCVLCPIGSYSLHYGTVLCISCDNNWLTSHPGARTSADCMNMRVPPSRRFSVVMIAFAVPPLGCLCLIVICCYCFRRRWQKRRSSAKVDGQTKVQEEVPTSTTVDEQTKVQEEAPASANDTAPVATEEHHSLPLPFSSSEHPNNEGGMSTPPSKLGPRALPGLANPGARGLLSS, from the exons ATGTCCATGTCAGGTCGAGGGGTTGGAGTTGCTTTGTGTGTCATAATCGTCTTTCTTTGGGAGAGACCTG GCCGTGCACTCTTTCTTGATTTGtacaagtctgataatgaaactTTTTCAGGGCAAGCACCTattgaagagaaagagacag AACTCATTTTTGTCCACATTGGTGTCAAGGAATTCACTGTACCATGCAAGCCTGAGAAAACAGATGTTGTGATTGGTATGAATCCTACCTACAACTGGAACCTGGAAAATGGAG AAAATCTAACTCTCCATTCTGGTGCCTCCCTGATTTTGCATGAATTTCGTGCTGAGGAGAGTGGACGTTATACCTGTTCCATCTCTTTCACAGAGGGAGACCAGCTCCATACTATGACTTTCTCTCATATGGTGGTGG GGTATCACATACGTGGAGAATTACAGGTCCTCCTGATTTTTCAGAGCAATTCATGTGATAAGTCATTGGCGCGTGAGTTTGTGAGGAGTTTACACACACAGTTGAGTCAGTTGGTGTCTCACCTACATTGTGAGCTCCTTTCTGGGAGCACCACTTGCTTTCCTACTGTGGAGAAGCCTTTGGATGAGTTCAACCTCCAAGTAGAGCTAAAAG TAACTCCATTTGGAAAGGACTGGGATAAATCCTGCTACCCTCAGATTGATTCGATGGCATTAGAATGTTACCACACAGCAGTCCAGAAAAATCTACAGGAG ACCAAGGAAGCCGTGACTGAATATATGGAGAAGAATAAAAACTTTTCTCTGGAAACATCAAATGGTTCGCATGTTACTTTTGTCAACACCTTTTTCAATTTCTTAGAAGATGCAAAGTGTCAAGATGGTTATGGACAGACACAGGAGCTACAGTCACGCTGTCCCGACTGCTGTA CTTTGTGCCCTCCTGGAACATACAGTGTGGCTACCAGTGACAGCTGTGTTCTCTGTCCAATTGGGAGCTATAGCTTGCACTATGGGACAGTCCTTTGTATTTCATGTGACAACAACTGGCTTACCTCTCACCCTGGTGCCAGAACATCTGCAGACTGCATGAATATGAGAG TCCCTCCTTCACGTCGATTTTCTGTAGTGATGATAGCCTTTGCTGTGCCTCCACTGGGTTGCCTCTGTCTCATTGTGAT CTGTTGCTATTGCTTTCGCCGTCGCTGGCAGAAACGCCGTTCCTCTGCTAAAGTTGATGGACAGACCAAAGTACAAGAAGAAGTTCCCACTTCTACTACAGTTGATGAACAGACCAAAGTACAAGAAGAAGCTCCAGCTTCTGCTAATGACACTGCCCCTGTAGCCACTGAAGAACATCATTCTCTCCCCTTGCCTTTTTCTAGTTCTGAACATCCCAACAATGAAGGGGGCATGTCTACACCTCCTTCCAAGCTAGGACCACGTGCTCTTCCTGGGCTGGCAAATCCTGGTGCCAGAGGCCTTTTGTCATCATAG
- the LOC131196065 gene encoding zona pellucida-binding protein 2-like isoform X2, with protein MNPTYNWNLENGENLTLHSGASLILHEFRAEESGRYTCSISFTEGDQLHTMTFSHMVVGYHIRGELQVLLIFQSNSCDKSLAREFVRSLHTQLSQLVSHLHCELLSGSTTCFPTVEKPLDEFNLQVELKVTPFGKDWDKSCYPQIDSMALECYHTAVQKNLQETKEAVTEYMEKNKNFSLETSNGSHVTFVNTFFNFLEDAKCQDGYGQTQELQSRCPDCCTLCPPGTYSVATSDSCVLCPIGSYSLHYGTVLCISCDNNWLTSHPGARTSADCMNMRVPPSRRFSVVMIAFAVPPLGCLCLIVICCYCFRRRWQKRRSSAKVDGQTKVQEEVPTSTTVDEQTKVQEEAPASANDTAPVATEEHHSLPLPFSSSEHPNNEGGMSTPPSKLGPRALPGLANPGARGLLSS; from the exons ATGAATCCTACCTACAACTGGAACCTGGAAAATGGAG AAAATCTAACTCTCCATTCTGGTGCCTCCCTGATTTTGCATGAATTTCGTGCTGAGGAGAGTGGACGTTATACCTGTTCCATCTCTTTCACAGAGGGAGACCAGCTCCATACTATGACTTTCTCTCATATGGTGGTGG GGTATCACATACGTGGAGAATTACAGGTCCTCCTGATTTTTCAGAGCAATTCATGTGATAAGTCATTGGCGCGTGAGTTTGTGAGGAGTTTACACACACAGTTGAGTCAGTTGGTGTCTCACCTACATTGTGAGCTCCTTTCTGGGAGCACCACTTGCTTTCCTACTGTGGAGAAGCCTTTGGATGAGTTCAACCTCCAAGTAGAGCTAAAAG TAACTCCATTTGGAAAGGACTGGGATAAATCCTGCTACCCTCAGATTGATTCGATGGCATTAGAATGTTACCACACAGCAGTCCAGAAAAATCTACAGGAG ACCAAGGAAGCCGTGACTGAATATATGGAGAAGAATAAAAACTTTTCTCTGGAAACATCAAATGGTTCGCATGTTACTTTTGTCAACACCTTTTTCAATTTCTTAGAAGATGCAAAGTGTCAAGATGGTTATGGACAGACACAGGAGCTACAGTCACGCTGTCCCGACTGCTGTA CTTTGTGCCCTCCTGGAACATACAGTGTGGCTACCAGTGACAGCTGTGTTCTCTGTCCAATTGGGAGCTATAGCTTGCACTATGGGACAGTCCTTTGTATTTCATGTGACAACAACTGGCTTACCTCTCACCCTGGTGCCAGAACATCTGCAGACTGCATGAATATGAGAG TCCCTCCTTCACGTCGATTTTCTGTAGTGATGATAGCCTTTGCTGTGCCTCCACTGGGTTGCCTCTGTCTCATTGTGAT CTGTTGCTATTGCTTTCGCCGTCGCTGGCAGAAACGCCGTTCCTCTGCTAAAGTTGATGGACAGACCAAAGTACAAGAAGAAGTTCCCACTTCTACTACAGTTGATGAACAGACCAAAGTACAAGAAGAAGCTCCAGCTTCTGCTAATGACACTGCCCCTGTAGCCACTGAAGAACATCATTCTCTCCCCTTGCCTTTTTCTAGTTCTGAACATCCCAACAATGAAGGGGGCATGTCTACACCTCCTTCCAAGCTAGGACCACGTGCTCTTCCTGGGCTGGCAAATCCTGGTGCCAGAGGCCTTTTGTCATCATAG